A genomic stretch from Lathyrus oleraceus cultivar Zhongwan6 chromosome 2, CAAS_Psat_ZW6_1.0, whole genome shotgun sequence includes:
- the LOC127120324 gene encoding thioredoxin-like protein HCF164, chloroplastic — protein MARLSLNPIALHRFRPCFQPSQSTVYPRHRHIKFPKFHTIACQTDPNLTEKDNPSTTPPQEIRAVVEPSSSKEETTSSAVDSAELPQLPNKDISRKIAIASTLAALGLFVFTRLDFGVSLKDLSAVALPYEQALSNGKPTVVEFYADWCEVCRELAPDVYKIEQQYKNQVNFVMLNVDNTKWEQELDEFGVEGIPHFAFLDKEGNEEGNVVGRLPRQYLLENVDALARGEASVPHARVVGQYTSAEARKVHQVVDPRSHG, from the exons ATGGCTCGTCTATCGTTAAATCCAATCGCTCTCCATAGATTCCGACCATGCTTTCAACCTTCTCAATCCACCGTATATCCTCGCCACCGCCACATCAAATTTCCAAAATTCCACACCATAGCCTGCCAAACAGATCCAAACCTTACCGAAAAAGATAACCCCTCGACAACACCG CCTCAGGAAATACGAGCTGTGGTTGAGCCTAGTAGCAGTAAAGAAGAGACGACAAGTTCAGCCGTTGATTCTGCTGAACTTCCTCAATTGCCAAATAAAGATATCAGCAGAAAAATCGCAATTGCTTCTACTTTAGCTGCGTTGGGACTTTTCGTGTTTACAAGATTGGATTTTGGTGTTTCTTTGAAGGATCTCTCTGCTGTTGCATTGCCTTACGAACAG GCTCTTTCGAATGGGAAGCCTACTGTTGTGGAGTTTTATGCAGATTGGTGTGAGGTTTGTAGGGAATTAGCTCCTGATGTCTACAAAATAGAGCAGCAGTATAA GAATCAAGTGAACTTTGTGATGTTGAATGTGGATAACACGAAATGGGAGCAAGAGCTTGACGAGTTTGGCGTGGAGGGTATTCCGCACTTTGCCTTCCTTGATAAAGAAGGGAATGAAGAGGGGAATGTAGTCGGTAGACTTCCAAGACAGTATCTGCTTGAAAATGTAGATGCGCTTGCTCGTGGTGAAGCATCGGTGCCTCATGCACGCGTTGTAGGCCAATATACAAGTGCTGAAGCAAGAAAGGTGCATCAAGTTGTTGATCCGAGAAGTCATGGTTAG
- the LOC127120323 gene encoding wall-associated receptor kinase-like 14, producing the protein MNFVIMITAVFLWSILSNTASAQNSTNCLKRCGDEIVQYPFGFSEGCGIKLDCYDNMPRIGEFLIQNVTEKSLLIYLPAKCNRSMESIRPLFSKNFAPTRNNSFLVQGCFASLGGCVIPASSFVGNQIEVESCDSKSSNISCFNQQDGEVDVLSYGELNRTKCNYLFSAVSVEQNKEISLQFQAVELGWWVQGSCDCSNNATCSEVHLEGNGSGYRCQCLNGFRGDGFAKGTGCRRAPSCSASTLTSGGCGSATKIGVAVGVIVTGVVIVAALILLCYCARRRFTWLRKHTRVKRLLREAAGNSIVPLYTYKDIEKATNSFSDKQTLGTGAFGTVYAGKLHNDEFVAIKKIRHRDTNSVDQVMNEIKLLSSVSHPNLVRLLGCCIEEGEQILVYEYMPNGTLSQHLQRERGKGLPWTIRLTIASETANAIAYLHSAIHPPIYHRDIKSSNILLDYNYKSKVADFGLSRLGMIETSHISTAPQGTPGYVDPQYHQNFHLSDKSDVYSFGVVLVEIITAMKVVDFGRPQSEINLAALAVDRIRRGSIDEIVDPFIEPNRDAWTLYSIHKVAELAFRCLAFHSDTRPTMMEVAEELEYIRRRAWTTMEEAICLGSSVGSAGSSPRDGSEKSVSGIKLNKVGQESEGLIVPPKNENLLHSMELEVKDSSPVSVHNPWSSGNSSPSTNSLLGNIVR; encoded by the exons ATGAACTTTGTAATCATGATCACAGCAGTTTTCTTGTGGAGCATTTTATCGAACACAGCAAGTGCACAGAATAGCACAAACTGTTTGAAACGTTGTGGAGATGAAATTGTTCAATATCCTTTTGGATTCTCTGAAGGTTGTGGAATCAAATTGGACTGTTATGATAACATGCCTCGAATTGGTGAGTTTCTGATTCAGAATGTAACTGAAAAGAGTTTGTTAATCTACCTTCCTGCGAAATGCAACCGGAGTATGGAATCTATTCGACCGCTTTTCAGCAAGAATTTTGCTCCAACGAGGAATAATAGTTTTCTAGTTCAAGGTTGTTTTGCTTCGCTTGGTGGATGTGTGATTCCGGCTTCGAGTTTTGTTGGAAATCAGATTGAAGTTGAAAGCTGTGATAGTAAAAGTAGTAATATAAGCTGTTTTAATCAACAAGACGGAGAGGTTGATGTTTTGAGTTATGGGGAATTGAATAGAACTAAGTGTAACTATTTGTTCTCAGCTGTTTCTGTTGAACAGAATAAAGAGATTTCTTTGCAGTTTCAAGCGGTTGAATTAGGGTGGTGGGTTCAAGGTTCTTGTGATTGTTCTAACAATGCTACATGTTCGGAGGTGCATCTAGAAGGAAATGGTTCTGGATATCGGTGTCAGTGTTTGAATGGTTTCCGGGGAGATGGATTTGCCAAAGGCACCGGTTGCCGGAGAG CTCCAAGTTGCAGTGCTTCAACACTAACATCCGGAGGATGCGGGAGTGCAACCAAAATCGGTGTTGCTGTCGGAG TGATCGTAACTGGAGTTGTGATCGTGGCTGCCCTCATTCTTTTATGCTACTGTGCTAGGCGCCGTTTTACTTGGTTGAGAAAGCATACCAGAGTAAAGCGCCTACTACGTGAAGCTGCAGGAAACTCTATTGTGCCTCTCTACACTTACAAAGATATAGAAAAGGCCACAAATTCTTTCTCGGATAAACAGACACTAGGAACCGGGGCTTTCGGCACAGTCTACGCTGGAAAACTTCACAATGATGAGTTTGTTGCAATCAAGAAGATAAGACATAGAGACACTAACAGTGTTGATCAAGTAATGAATGAGATCAAGCTCCTTTCTTCGGTGAGTCACCCAAATTTGGTTCGCCTCCTAGGTTGCTGCATTGAAGAGGGAGAGCAGATACTTGTTTATGAATATATGCCAAATGGAACACTGTCTCAGCATTTGCAAAGAGAGAGAGGTAAAGGTCTTCCGTGGACGATACGACTCACCATTGCTTCTGAAACTGCTAATGCTATAGCTTATCTCCATTCTGCAATTCATCCACCAATTTACCACAGAGACATAAAATCCAGTAATATACTACTGGATTATAACTACAAATCTAAAGTAGCTGATTTTGGGCTTTCTAGGCTTGGTATGATAGAGACATCACATATTTCAACTGCTCCACAAGGGACTCCAGGTTATGTGGATCCTCAATACCACCAGAACTTCCACCTTTCTGATAAAAGTGACGTGTACAGCTTTGGAGTGGTTTTGGTAGAGATTATAACTGCCATGAAAGTGGTTGATTTTGGTAGACCTCAGAGTGAGATTAATTTAGCTGCACTTGCTGTTGATAGGATTAGGAGGGGTTCTATAGATGAGATTGTAGATCCCTTCATTGAACCAAATAGAGATGCTTGGACTCTATATTCCATTCATAAGGTGGCTGAGCTTGCATTTAGATGTCTTGCTTTTCATAGTGACACAAGGCCGACAATGATGGAAGTGGCAGAAGAGCTGGAGTACATCAGACGCCGAGCATGGACAACTATGGAGGAAGCTATATGCTTGGGTTCATCGGTTGGGTCTGCCGGTTCATCCCCTCGTGATGGAAGTGAGAAGTCGGTGAGTGGTATTAAGTTGAATAAAGTAGGACAAGAAAGTGAGGGATTGATTGTTCCACCCAAGAATGAAAACTTGCTGCACTCTATGGAATTGGAGGTGAAAGACAGTTCCCCTGTATCAGTGCATAATCCGTGGTCGAGTGGAAATAGCTCGCCTTCAACAAACAGCTTGTTGGGAAATATCGTTCGGTGA